DNA from Rhipicephalus microplus isolate Deutch F79 chromosome 5, USDA_Rmic, whole genome shotgun sequence:
GTTGACTGGAGTGCCGGGTGCCAGAGGCGATGCACCCGGAGGGTAGAACGATGAGATGCTCGGCACCAGGAGAGGGTGGTTCCGCGGCAGGCCGGACAAGCCCCCCGCCGGAAGCTGGCCCGAATATGTCTCTCGCCTGTGCGGACAGAATCGTGACTGAGAGATTGCAGAGGGATGCCGTCGCAGGCGACGTTGAGGCGCGTAGGGTGACGAGAACTTGGTCCTCTTTGGGTCCTTGCTGGATCGCGATTTTGAAGATttcttgtggtgccttcgctTGGAGGGCTTGCGGGTGAGGCCTACACTGGAGCCCGAGCTAGAAATGTGTGCCCGCGGTAAAACGGACATGGTTCGCCTGGAATATTCGCTCGGCTCCTCCCGATGGTTCGGCACCATGGCGTCACCAGAAGTGCACAACCTAAAATGGCGCTGGGATAGTAAAGTTTTGTTAGTTTCACTTCTACGCGAACACACGATTCTTTAATGTGACTTGATACGGCAGATGGACATAACACAGTCACACACGAACGTGCTTGTTAATACGATATTGTCAAAGAGCTCGCTTCGCAAAAATTCTGGAATTGGCATCCGCGTCGTTTGTTTCGAGCGGGAAATCGGCGTAGTTTGGTGAAAATTGAAATAGATGCAAATGAATAAAAAGTAAGCATTTTTAGTACGACTGCGAATTGAAGCTATCTTGAACGCGGCAACCAGGTGCTCTACCACAAAGCCATACGAGTATTTGAGACTGTTAAAAAAACTCAAATGTCACGTCGAGGGAGAAGCTTTCATAAAGAGACCGACAAACCACTCATAACACATCGAGATAACGCCCAAGTGGAATGATTGCCTACACTCATGCAGGTGTTCTCGTTAAACGCAGAGTTATATTTATATTTCgtcactcaattttttttcttttggggccTCTCGTGGTAAGAAAGTGAAGAGGTACTTGTAGGCAATCACATGACATTTCACTGGTTTGTGCTATTTTCCCTTCACTAGCGTTGAAATGCtattattttttaaaaaatattttctaATTTAAAACGTGCAGATATGCCTTCGCTTGTTTTGAGCTCTTGTGTCGCGATGCTTGCAAAGTGTGCATCAAAGCATCCTATATTGAGCAAAACAGTGGCTGTGATCGGGTGCCCATGAGGGGCAGCATAGAAATTTATGGCTGAGACGAGTTGGAGAAGTAAGAAGAGCACCTCGCTGTCTTCACGTTTAGCTCCGTCAACGCGCTGACGCAGTGAATCACTGAAGCCGGCGACGCATGTATTGCGAGGCGGGAAAGAATTCTTATAAGTCGGCAAGCTTTGGGAAGACTTCTACCAGTGGCTACGTAGCCAGAGGCTGGCCCAACAAGCACTGTGCGCCCCTCccacgcaatttttttttctccatgacatacagagcaaaaaaaaaaaaaaagaccatttcAAGGACGTAGGTACCCCCTCAAATCACAAAGGTGCACctctccctccccctcccccccaaaataTATGCCTATACTCCTGTCTTCTACCAGCTTTTTATGTTAAGAAATAGCTGAAAATGTCAACATGAGCATGGTTAACGACAGCCTCCTTCACTACCGTGAAGCTGAACCTTGAGCGAAATTCGAGGAGGGCTATCAGCATTTCTGTCGCTTCACAGCGTTTCTGGAGGACGTCTGCATACAGTTCAGGGACTATTCTGATCAATACTGCTTTATAGAATAACCAGTTGCTTTTAGGATCAACTGCGGCAGCTACAAACGCCATGACAAGTCAGCTTGATCGCACGGTAAAAACTCTCACGAGAAGTCGATTGTCCGTCCCTTAACGCATAACCTTCAGTCTTTTAACGCATAAGACTGCCATGAAATCTGGAGTCAAAACACTCGGTTTGTGTTTGCTAGTTGGTGATTTCAAGGCCCTCAATTACAGAGCACCGTGATTTAACTAGTCAACGTCACTATCAGCAACAGCACAAACGATGtgtgcagtggcgcatgtgctgCTTTGAGGACGCATGGTTGTTACTTCGCTAATTCGCAAATGCAAGAATAATGGCGTTCAAGGCATTTTGTATATAGAGTCCTTGCCATATACGCATTCGAGGATAACTTTAAACGGTCAATGTTGTGCGCACACACGCTCCTTCATTAGCTGCACGGGTCTGGTGTCCACTGAGAACCAAAGCGAGGCTTGCGATTAAGAGAGCGGTGCGTACGAAGCCAGATCAGGCTATCGCGCTCTACTCTTTGAACTGAAGCTCGAGATTGCTGCAAACTGTTTGGCAAGTCTTTATAATAAACGGTACAAACTTCACAAAACAGTTCACatgcaagtttggacagacggcccctcacaatcaagaaactacttggaccatggcctgagatgcatcttcagaaaaaggcaataatcttcctgacagactttttagtggagaccggactggacaagcgcctatgactgacagccagagattggtattatgtaaaatgtggtcatgtatatactggcattagattattaaggtgtgcgtgtaagtagtttatgactgtgtgaactgcgtgaagaaaactgtgtattggcatgttatttgaactgatTTCAGtcctattatgtgttttttttttcttttccttactGTTAATTTTCGGGTACCGTTCtgtttcattattttatttttcgctgcagaactttgtgatatggagtagccgaggcaataggcacctcaacctctccacggcaaaacagttaaaacagaacagaacagaacagttcACATGCACCTGCTCACCATGATATAATCGAAACACGAGTgtcaatgttaaagaaaaggtgGCGTAATCACGCATaaccatttatttttttttcaaaagttgacagttatttttctttttatgagTTAGCCGCTCTACGAAATGAGGTAGCCGCTCATTACGAAATGAGTTAGCCGCTCTACGAAATGAGTTTATGATTTAGCCGCTCTACAATAAGCCGCTCTACGAAAGGTGCGCCCACCATGCCTTTGTACTCTTTCATTGCCATTTTATTGCTTTATGTGTACGTTGAAGCGTGCAGAGATAGGTACTGCAATATGTATAATGCCAACAATCTATCATCAAACAGTACATCTATAACGAAGTATGCAGTAGCAGTGCtatacttaaagggacactaaagtaaaTAACATtttacgtcagagtgaatgcTCAATGCATGACAACACctgaaacgacaatattatcaacagtgccctacttaccgagaaattaaagaaaaagtacaagaacacaagcgccgcagtagggcattttcaaaatgatcccggtgacatcagacggaccgcctacaattattcactagtaattgatctaactgcactaaataaacaaCGCTCTGTGCATTAGGAGactcaataaaatgctgcttgtttgttttggtttgattcatggaaaaaagaaccgccggacgtacTATgaagaatggcgcgagtggttcaaaaattcaatttacACGTGGTTACATGGGACAGATGTtgtcatctagcggggcgcagttgaaacaatagcgtctgcaatctcaaagcccatggcgggaaattgatcaatggcagttgttgctgctgtggctcccactgctttcagtctgctgctGCTAGCGCAGTAAAGTCGGGCAACGTCGTGCACGGCAACAgcgacgtgagtcggtccggtcagtccgcttcttgagtcgggtaatttgaagtgcgctaactcgacgcggaccactaaaacgtgattttatttcaaaataagttCTTCCtttgcacaaaagtaacactgcgaGGTTTCTGAACCGCCATTTAAACAATAAATGTTGACTCAATAgttgacttcagtgtccctttaaggcagTGCTTCTTGTACTGAGATGGGATACAGTTCGGAAAACATAGGgcctatacaaaagaaaaaaagagaaaaactacAGCATACGATCCTTAGAAATGGAAAATAATGACATCAACGTAAATTTAGGATTGAAGAAAGCCGTGGCGCGTGGACTACGATGCCAAGCTCTCTGCCGTCATCCGAACAATTGAAATGTCTGAATGTACACTGTAGTCCtctatgaaagggaacacgcgagtgcggggcctgcgctctgcggtggCTGCACAGGACCTTCATCAACCGACAGCGAAATTAAAGACGTTAGCTCTTGGCGCCATCTATTGGCAAACACAACAACGTGTTATGGCCACTGGACAAGTGCTGCAGGATACTGTAGGCAGCCGTTGTAGCGAGCAGGTCACACGActgcgtgttccctttcataaagaatgaCAGAGTACTATGTTTTTAAATTAAAAGACGCAAAATGTGTCTTCGTGCTTATTCACGTCAAAGTTTCGCAAATGTGCGCCTGTCTCTATCGTGGCAGCTCTTGACGAGCTAAGGAAAGCACGCGTAATTTAGAACAGTCCTGCAGCACGAACACGTTGTCATACCTTAGCAAGGCGTCGACGGGTTCTTTGCAGGTTCACCTATTTCCCGATGGTGGGACGCGGTCAGGGCGTGAAATTTGACCAGCTCGCACGTAGCCTTTCTCTTCTTCTTGTTAAAGTAACGGCAGGCGCAGATGCCCCACGGGGTTATTTACACTTCTTTGTTGTCAAGAAGGTTTTTCTTTCATGAAAATTGACTTATTTTTATTGATAAGAAAGCGACAATGAAGAGAAAACTGACTTTTCTCGCATTGATAATCTGCTCTTTCCCGATATCAAAAACTACACGCTTCATGCAGTGAGACGTTTAGAAAAACGATAaaacggaaaagagaaaaaaaaaacgtgggtggTTGCACCGTCCTATAATGTTTCCGCAGCTATAACTCTGACCCCACAGATTTTCACGGCATATGCTGGGAGCTACACACCTTCTAATCGGTAAGATGTTAAAAACAATGTCTCTTGGGGCAGTCAGAAACGCAAGATACCAAGTTTCATGGGGACACTTCAATATTGGTATCATAGTGGGAAATTTAAAGGTGGCACATCTCACTGATTTTCTTTACGTATAATAAACCTAAGTAAATTTAGGGACACTAGACGTTTCGAAGCCTAATTTACCAGTTCGCGCTAAGTTACGGCTTTACCTAAAGTCCTCTTTAAATTAGAGCAGACGCCTTTATGCCTCCGAGAATTTTCGGCTGGGTCATATATAAAACCAGAAGTATACTGGAAATGACGAAAAAGGTGAACCAAGACAAATTTCgaagttgattttttttctttttaatggaTGCCACTTTTCAATTTTTGGGGAGGAGTGTATTCAGTCAACTTAAGGTTGCTTTGTTCCATAAACAACGATTGTACTTGACATCGTCGCTACTACAAAAAGataaagttttaggggcgaagctctttaaggcgtgggtctgtacatcctcctaTGTATGTAGTTGTATGTGGCCACCGGTAGCACATACCAGCTCTagagctgctatgtgccacaggggatgcgagatggcagtacttggagtgtgaactagatggacgcacgaacggacagacagagactagcagacggatggatggacgcgtggacggacggtcagacggatagatggagtcacggatggacgcatggatgttCGCGCGGACGGGCTGGCGGACGCTTCGCctctctcatcatcattcactgcgtggatatgcagcgatttttttttttttttgtagctagAACGGCACGAGAAAACATGTGCGCCAGGAAAGAGACAGACGAAAGCAACGTTTCAACTTGGCCAACTTTAATTTTGAATTCATGAACGTACTGCGCTACTGTAAAAAAAATTCTTAGAAAATATGTTGCTTAACCACCGACTTCGGTGCCATACGGCGCGCCACGAATAAACTTTCAAACGCAAGTTAGGATATTAGCCTTTCTTCCAATGCAGCGAAACACCCAGTTAACATTTTCTTTTTAAACGAGATTTCTTACGAAAGGAACGTTTCAAACAAAAACAGCGAGCAGCCCTAGACTGGTGTTTTATGTATAAAATTTCGTAATGTTTAGAGTTCTGTAGCAGCTCAGAAGGTACAATACTACACTAAAACTGGGCTAAATTGTACTAACTAAAAATGTACCACATCTTCCAATATATAGTTTAACCTTGCACAAGCGATCATCGCAATCTGCAAATGAGCACAATTCATTAGCACCACCTTATACGTTAGATTAAAATGACATACCTGCTTGGCGTGCAAAAAGCGTCAATATACCAGGTGTCAAACGGTCATTTATATTACATGTCCAGCGTTTGCTCTCTTGCTTTAACCTTATCTCAGAGCTAACCCGTCAGTGTAGCAGGGCGTCAGACAAAGCCCGAGGGTAACTACAAGATCGAAAAGCGTCACTGCACAACAGTTACATAGCCATCACGTGCTAGCATCACCAAGCTCCAGAAACATCACAGACTCCCTTTTCGGCAACTGAATGGAGTGTGCCTTCTCTTATAAAAGGACTGTGCTCGCTGCGAGCACGTATACTCAAAGTAGGAAGAGCACAGCACTGGCCGAGGGAAACACGATGGGCATGCATTAACACTAAGACACGAAACTCAAGCCACGAGAGGCTGGTCATACCATACGAGCGTTATCGCAAGGATAACGCACGTGAACGACTGCTTGCCGGACAGTGCTGTGTTGGCGATGTCACGAGCGGAGAACAACTCCTAGACGATAGAATGTATGCGCGGACACCTTTTGTACGCCGAAAGAAACTAGTGCATCGTGGCACGAACGACTCCGCTAGACCGAAGGCATGCTCAAGGCATTATGAAAATGAAGTGGGTAGATTGGACAACCAAAAGAGAGGCACGTGAATAAAAACGCTCACTTTATTGCCAACTGCATATAGAAGCCGCGTCGATGCAAAGGTGCATGCGAAATAAAATGCTACCGCTGAAGTGGCAGGATGCATATATAAATATAGATTGACCTTGAAAAAGCAAGAAAATTGTCACACCGTAATGGTTCATCAATGGCCGCACAATAGTTACGGCGAGACCGTAGTCGAACGCTCGAGACCAGGTGTAGATGCGTCCGTGGAAGACGTGTAGACGGGCCCCTGGGACGACGTGGTTCGTTCCGATGTGCTGGTAGCCTCGGTAGAGTCTTCCACGGTTCCGGACCTAAACCAAATAGTGAATATACTAGAAAGCGTAGAAGTGGTTGACACATCAGAGGCCCGAGTAAGTGTGACATCTGTGACGGGCGTGGTAGGCAAGTCAGCAGTGCGCCCAAGAAGATTAGCATCAGCGGCCGTTGACGCCGACTGCAAGGTAGCATTGACAAGCTCGACGGGGGACGATGTCGTAGCGTTGCCCTGGCCGGGGTTTGAGAAGTGCAGTGATGGCACATTGACGTTGGCTGGGACACTGGAGGACAGGTTCATGACAGGAATAGGGCCGCCGTGTACTGCGGGAACCAAGACAGGAACCGAGACTACGGTCATGGGCACAGCTTGGTTCGGAACTGTTTGCGGGAGCTGGGGAACGTGAGCAGGGTTCCCCGGGTGGTTGTGGACTTGCCCTTGAGTGCCGGGATGATGGGCGTGCCCACCATGCTGCGTGTGCTGATGCTCGACGTGGTTGTGAGCATGGTTGATGATGCCAGCAAGTTCGTGATGGTTGTGAGCCACGTGGGCGTGGTTGGCCATGCCAGCATGCTGGTGCTGATGGTCGTGGTGAAGAGCAGGGTGTTGGTGCGATTGGTGCATCTGCGACGTACGGTTGAGCCAGAGCGATGTGTTCTGCAAAGCGGTCACGACGGGGTCGATGATGCGTTCCAAGGCCGTCCTGACGCGAGAGTTGAGGCTAGACAAGGCCTCTTGCGGGCCCGAGGCGCCCGCAGATGGCATGATCGATGCTGAGTCAACCCCGGGTGCGGCGTGAGATGGCGGCGCACCGGACTGGCCAACAGGAACCTTAACGACTTGGCAGACAAGCATGGTGGCCGAAGAGTCGCCACCAGCCTGAACCCCGTGGTTTGTGGTATCATGTTGAGCACCTAGTGTGGCGTCGTGAGGGTGAGCAGGGTGCTGCGATGAACCAAATGTCCTGGCAGATGGCCTGCCGTGCACCGCCACAGCGAGGGCGGCAGCGGCAAACAAAAACAGGGTAGCGTACTGCATTTTGGTGGCTCCGAGCTCCTGCGTAAAAAGCAAAACCGAAGAAATTCTTAAAACTTGCAACGTGCTCGTAAGGGCGCAATAGacaccgtgaaaaaaaaaagaagtaccggGAGACTGTACGTACCGTTACGTTCCAGCGGCGTAATTCCGGGAGTGTCGCTCGCTTTCGGAAAGCGAGCCGTTTTATACGCTTATGTCGGCCGCATGGAGCCCTTCGATTGGCTAAGACACGCCACGAGGTAATAAGCATTGCTATCAATTCACCGTGACATAGTATCACGCCCCTACACACCTCGTGGAAAGAAATGCGAGCatgttttttgttacttttttgttttgctaTGCTAACCTAATCTCAAGTTAGCACATTTCGTGAAGTACTCAGAGATAGCACGTTAATCGCTTTTAGGATTTGAAAAGCGTCACACCTCGATCACAGAGCGACAGTCAATATAATTTTAGCTGGCACACTGCCTACTGAACAAAGCAGACAACAACTTCAATTCCTGTGAGGGCCCACTCTTATCTCACAAGTCTATTCAGTTATTAACAGCTGTTAAATGAAACTGATGCAGGACTGCTATATTTGTTGACTTATTTATAGTCATATAAGGCGGCTGCACCCAACATGATGTCGGCGCACAACTTGGGCAGAATCTCCGTAGAGAGCACAGAACTCGGCGCTTTCACGGCGTTAACCGTGACGTGGAGTCGTGCGATTGTACGGGAAATCTCAGTTGCACTTTCTGGTGATCCGCATCGAGAGCCAGAGCCGGTATCTGCTTAGCACGCTGGGACTCACGGCGGCACAACCCGTAGCTAAGGACGTGTGGATGGCGTCCGGGGAGGCTGATTGGACGATAGAATCCAGTTCACGGGATCTTCGTAGATGGGAGCATTAGCCGCGTTCCCAGACGAGAGGAGCCCGGGTGGTGCCTTGGCGAGAACTGATGTCGTGGCATCGATCAGTGGAAGTAGAGCCGCCTAGGAGGCCTGGACACTGTCCCCGGACGGCGTTTGCAGCACCGGAAAGTTTTGACGTGACGAGAAGGCATAGACGTCGCCCCTGAATTGTGCTTGGTGGGGTagttgatatttatttat
Protein-coding regions in this window:
- the LOC119174685 gene encoding uncharacterized protein LOC119174685; translation: MLITSWRVLANRRAPCGRHKRIKRLAFRKRATLPELRRWNVTELGATKMQYATLFLFAAAALAVAVHGRPSARTFGSSQHPAHPHDATLGAQHDTTNHGVQAGGDSSATMLVCQVVKVPVGQSGAPPSHAAPGVDSASIMPSAGASGPQEALSSLNSRVRTALERIIDPVVTALQNTSLWLNRTSQMHQSHQHPALHHDHQHQHAGMANHAHVAHNHHELAGIINHAHNHVEHQHTQHGGHAHHPGTQGQVHNHPGNPAHVPQLPQTVPNQAVPMTVVSVPVLVPAVHGGPIPVMNLSSSVPANVNVPSLHFSNPGQGNATTSSPVELVNATLQSASTAADANLLGRTADLPTTPVTDVTLTRASDVSTTSTLSSIFTIWFRSGTVEDSTEATSTSERTTSSQGPVYTSSTDASTPGLERSTTVSP